The following proteins are encoded in a genomic region of Diadema setosum chromosome 10, eeDiaSeto1, whole genome shotgun sequence:
- the LOC140234301 gene encoding ectonucleotide pyrophosphatase/phosphodiesterase family member 7-like, with the protein MVTSFQTCLSLMCLHLTFVIFAVACTCTDGASVATSREKVILVMTDGLRWDRFGQDLPHFLEIEEKGVRADWMDGVFMTMTIPSTFSIVTGLYPESHGAMHNLFFNASTGEKSPSFMATMNYTEWFDAGAEPIWVTAILQGRKAGTILYTGGNVPIKGVQPSRNIPITLSAACFDLPMNDRIDTALSWITDEDFDVVVIYFNLPDFNLHDYGTEDERSFQTLYDVDESVGYLFERLEEEGLSDTVNVIVASDHGHINSADGKHVLLYDYIDPVDVAFSVADYGPCFQLNPVDGKLEEVYNSLKNAHPALTVFKKGEMPERYHYGNNERVLDIFGCVDPGWHLHTTIGVNDSFLISDHGYDNQWMVMKSSFYAQGPSFKTNYRGRPIESVDLYAMMCEILSLDPAPNNGSRARYGQMLATGSANPTVHGSLSAGLLMFSAFFSQHFM; encoded by the exons ATGGTGACCAGCTTTCAAACTTGTCTCTCACTGATGTGTCTTCATCTTACATTCGTGATATTCGCAGTCGCCTGCACGTGCACAGATGGAGCATCAGTCGCTACCAGCAGG GAAAAGGTCATCCTCGTCATGACTGACGGACTGCGGTGGGATCGGTTCGGCCAGGACCTCCCGCACTTCCTCGAGATCGAGGAGAAAGGTGTGAGGGCGGACTGGATGGACGGCGTCTTCATGACGATGACCATTCCGAGCACGTTCTCCATCGTCACAG GTCTTTATCCCGAGAGCCACGGAGCCATGCACAACTTGTTCTTCAACGCCTCGACGGGAGAGAAGTCGCCGTCGTTCATGGCGACGATGAACTACACGGAGTGGTTCGACGCTGGCGCCGAGCCGATTTGGGTTACGGCAATCTTACAGGGACGGAAGGCCGGTACCATTCTTTACACCGGGGGTAACGTGCCGATCAAGGGTGTGCAGCCTAGTCGAAATATTCCCATAACACTCTCAGCGGCGTG TTTCGACTTGCCGATGAATGACCGCATCGACACTGCCTTGTCATGGATAACCGATGAGGATTTCGACGTCGTAGTCATCTACTTTAACCTGCCAGATTTCAATCTGCACGACTATGGTACCGAGGACGAGCGTTCATTTCAGACTCTATACGACGTCGATGAGTCTGTTGGTTACCTTTTCGAGCGCCTCGAAGAAGAAGGACTCAGTGACACCGTGAACGTCATAGTCGCTAGCGATCACGGTCATATAAATTCAGCGGATGGAAAACATGTTCTCCTTTACGACTACATTGACCCGGTCGACGTCGCGTTCAGCGTCGCAGACTATGGACCGTGCTTTCAGTTGAACCCAGTCGATGGCAAATTAGAAGAG GTGTACAATTCCTTGAAGAACGCCCATCCGGCCCTGACTGTGTTCAAGAAGGGGGAGATGCCGGAACGATATCACTATGGCAACAACGAACGCGTTCTCGACATCTTTGGGTGTGTCGATCCAGGGTGGCATTTACATACA ACGATCGGTGTCAACGACTCGTTCCTAATATCCGACCACGGTTACGACAACCAGTGGATGGTGATGAAGTCGTCCTTCTACGCTCAGGGTCCCAGCTTCAAGACGAACTACCGTGGGCGTCCGATAGAGTCG GTCGATCTCTACGCCATGATGTGCGAGATCCTGTCGCTGGACCCAGCTCCTAACAACGGATCACGCGCACGCTATGGTCAAATGCTCGCCACAGGCTCAGCGAATCCAACCGTACATGGGTCTCTCTCCGCTGGACTATTGATGTTCTCAGCCTTTTTCTCTCAACATTTTATGTAG